A genomic segment from Neobacillus sp. YX16 encodes:
- the nadX gene encoding aspartate dehydrogenase, with protein sequence MLKAGIIGYGTIGKSIAELIQTQQAGDIELQSVLVRNPNRTEELSRLTFAITNDEEFFFNQDLDIVIEAAGHHALQLYGKKALETGSHLVVISVGALADNELLESLHKTAQENNKQILIPSAAIGGLDRIAAGVLGEIEEITLITRKPVKSWYGTIAEEKVNLETISEPYCIFEGNARNASKLFPENVNVSATLSLAGIGFEKTNVQVYVDPTIQRNIHTIKAKGFFGEIEISVQNQPYQQNPKSSPIVAMSVAKVLKNLTSSIVIGV encoded by the coding sequence ATGCTAAAAGCTGGAATCATTGGTTATGGAACAATAGGAAAGAGTATTGCGGAACTAATTCAAACACAACAAGCTGGTGACATTGAACTGCAAAGCGTACTTGTCAGGAACCCAAATAGAACTGAGGAGCTATCGAGGCTGACTTTTGCTATCACGAACGATGAAGAGTTTTTTTTCAATCAAGATTTAGATATTGTCATCGAGGCTGCTGGCCATCATGCTTTACAATTATACGGAAAAAAAGCCTTGGAAACTGGAAGTCATTTAGTCGTCATTTCGGTAGGAGCGCTAGCTGACAATGAGCTTTTGGAATCCTTACATAAAACCGCACAAGAAAACAACAAACAAATTCTAATTCCGTCAGCTGCTATTGGTGGTTTAGATAGAATTGCTGCTGGTGTTTTAGGTGAAATTGAAGAGATTACCCTTATTACGAGGAAGCCTGTAAAAAGTTGGTACGGAACCATTGCGGAAGAAAAAGTTAATCTAGAAACGATTTCTGAGCCATATTGTATCTTTGAAGGGAATGCCAGAAATGCTTCGAAATTATTCCCTGAGAATGTCAACGTATCCGCTACATTAAGTTTAGCAGGAATAGGTTTCGAAAAAACAAATGTTCAAGTTTACGTAGATCCCACCATTCAGCGTAATATTCATACCATTAAGGCTAAAGGTTTTTTTGGAGAAATCGAAATATCTGTTCAAAATCAACCATACCAGCAAAATCCTAAATCCAGTCCCATTGTAGCGATGAGTGTCGCTAAGGTGTTAAAAAACTTAACCTCTTCCATCGTTATCGGAGTATAA
- a CDS encoding NAD(P)-binding domain-containing protein gives MMGQKRIGLVGIGKLGTAMLTHWDKKGITIGIYHPMETKAEQLVPYFQHVYILKESELKELDILILALPAMEVIPFISSLSIQSNSEKSPDIINMATNLPTNEIIAKFPSFNVYGVKYMGHGKDLLEHGNGLFISEAALSKNIEELFQYLGKVRIDSENCLTEVNKLATYFALKTAINLEEEFSKRGLSPEYLNRALTSLAPEVIRSYSNGTLGHFAKEIIKEIQSEED, from the coding sequence ATGATGGGACAGAAAAGGATTGGTTTAGTGGGTATTGGTAAACTCGGCACGGCGATGCTGACTCACTGGGATAAAAAAGGAATAACAATAGGGATATACCACCCCATGGAAACAAAAGCAGAACAACTTGTTCCATATTTTCAACATGTTTATATACTAAAGGAAAGCGAATTAAAGGAATTAGATATCCTTATTCTAGCATTACCAGCAATGGAGGTTATCCCATTTATCTCAAGTCTATCGATTCAAAGCAATTCCGAGAAGTCACCTGATATTATCAATATGGCAACTAACCTTCCTACAAACGAGATTATAGCTAAGTTTCCATCATTCAATGTTTATGGAGTAAAGTATATGGGGCATGGAAAAGACCTACTAGAACATGGAAATGGCTTGTTTATTTCAGAGGCTGCTTTATCAAAAAACATAGAAGAACTTTTTCAGTATCTTGGAAAGGTAAGAATAGATAGTGAAAATTGTTTAACAGAGGTAAACAAATTAGCCACTTATTTCGCATTAAAAACAGCCATAAATTTAGAGGAAGAATTTTCCAAAAGAGGTTTATCGCCAGAATATCTCAACAGAGCTTTAACATCCCTTGCACCTGAGGTAATCCGTTCTTATAGTAACGGGACCCTTGGTCACTTTGCAAAGGAAATTATAAAAGAAATCCAGTCAGAAGAAGATTAA
- a CDS encoding 2Fe-2S iron-sulfur cluster-binding protein has product MPKVILHVDGTVVEQQVKDNANLVVLAGIRQFPQLKYGCGMGRCTKCTCRVISGGESIAPPNWKEIKMLGDKVEEGYRLTCQLTIEKDIEISQENISIQPPKKQSATLR; this is encoded by the coding sequence ATGCCAAAAGTAATTCTTCATGTGGATGGAACTGTAGTTGAACAGCAAGTAAAGGATAATGCGAATCTAGTAGTTTTAGCAGGTATCCGACAATTTCCTCAATTAAAGTATGGTTGTGGAATGGGTAGATGCACCAAATGCACATGCCGTGTGATCAGTGGTGGAGAATCCATTGCACCGCCAAATTGGAAAGAAATAAAAATGTTAGGTGACAAGGTGGAGGAAGGATATCGCTTAACCTGCCAATTAACGATCGAAAAGGATATCGAAATTTCTCAAGAAAACATCTCCATTCAACCGCCAAAGAAGCAATCTGCTACACTGCGATAG
- a CDS encoding creatininase family protein produces the protein MDCYNLTKMTWKEVEESLKTVTFAIIPIGAHEQHGPHMAESCDAVLAEKMAEKLGQKMYPHAWVTPTVNMGVSPHHMNFPGTISLQPDTLISILRDMIESLSHHGIKKILLLNSHGGNQSTLNVASMTLTKELNVDIYYAKTTASAKQTIGEYIKSPLFGHSCEREVSEALYLAPELVRLNQLEKGDIQELGRWKQLRPGKAIQGFYFYEEMTQNGCIGDATQASFELGQQIVEEALENLSKDLYSVLKINKDVYR, from the coding sequence TTGGATTGTTATAATCTAACAAAAATGACGTGGAAGGAAGTAGAAGAGTCGTTAAAGACGGTTACGTTTGCTATCATTCCAATTGGAGCCCATGAACAACATGGACCACATATGGCAGAAAGCTGTGACGCTGTATTGGCGGAAAAGATGGCAGAAAAACTAGGCCAAAAAATGTATCCTCATGCATGGGTTACTCCGACCGTTAATATGGGGGTCTCACCACACCATATGAACTTTCCTGGAACGATTTCACTGCAGCCAGATACATTGATTTCAATCTTAAGGGATATGATTGAATCCCTAAGTCATCATGGAATTAAAAAAATTTTATTGTTAAATTCACATGGCGGCAACCAATCAACCTTGAATGTTGCATCAATGACTTTGACGAAAGAATTGAATGTTGACATTTATTATGCGAAAACCACAGCCTCAGCTAAACAAACAATTGGTGAATATATCAAATCCCCATTGTTTGGACACAGCTGCGAAAGAGAGGTATCTGAAGCTTTGTATTTAGCTCCAGAGCTTGTAAGGCTTAATCAACTTGAGAAAGGCGATATACAAGAACTTGGAAGATGGAAGCAGCTTCGACCAGGAAAGGCGATTCAAGGATTTTATTTCTATGAAGAAATGACCCAAAATGGCTGTATAGGAGATGCGACACAAGCAAGCTTCGAATTGGGACAACAGATTGTAGAAGAAGCATTGGAAAATCTCTCTAAAGATCTCTACAGTGTATTAAAAATAAATAAGGATGTTTATAGATAA
- a CDS encoding iron-containing redox enzyme family protein, with amino-acid sequence MTELLSKDEFRKELEEAIKGNHSQKAPFTVAWAEGKLERKHFARWAENHYHYVGPFADYLSYIYHNTPSDPKFAAAKDFTLQNMYEEEIAADRHTDLLIRFAEACGTTAERIINPENMAPTTLGLQSWCFAVAARENFVVATAALVVGLESQVPDIYRKQTPALRAQYGFTDEEIEFFDLHIVSDEIHGERGYKIVLDHADTPELQQRCLEIVRVGAKMRRMYMDGLWREYLEQDLGSLVQTN; translated from the coding sequence ATGACAGAATTATTATCAAAAGACGAATTCCGTAAAGAACTAGAAGAAGCAATTAAAGGTAATCATAGCCAGAAGGCTCCATTTACAGTCGCTTGGGCTGAAGGAAAACTAGAAAGAAAGCACTTTGCAAGATGGGCAGAAAATCATTATCACTATGTAGGACCTTTCGCGGACTACCTATCATACATCTATCACAATACTCCATCCGATCCAAAATTTGCAGCTGCTAAAGACTTCACATTACAAAACATGTATGAAGAGGAAATTGCAGCAGATCGTCATACTGATTTATTAATTCGTTTTGCAGAAGCGTGCGGTACAACTGCTGAACGAATCATTAACCCAGAAAATATGGCGCCGACAACTTTAGGTCTTCAAAGCTGGTGCTTCGCAGTAGCAGCACGTGAAAACTTTGTTGTTGCAACAGCTGCACTTGTAGTTGGTTTAGAATCACAAGTACCTGATATCTATAGAAAACAAACACCAGCATTACGTGCTCAATATGGATTTACGGATGAGGAAATTGAATTCTTCGACCTACACATTGTTTCAGATGAAATTCATGGTGAACGTGGATATAAGATTGTTCTTGACCACGCTGATACTCCAGAATTACAGCAACGTTGTCTTGAAATTGTAAGAGTAGGTGCTAAAATGCGCCGTATGTACATGGATGGTTTATGGAGAGAGTATCTTGAGCAAGACTTAGGGTCTTTAGTTCAAACCAACTAA